From the Winogradskyella forsetii genome, the window GGGAAAAGTGATGAACGGAATCTACTTGATGAAGCCACCCTAGAACACAACGTCGCTGGCATAAAAAACATACTATCCCGCTTTTTGGATTTTAATTCCACTGAAAGAAATGCGCCTGTCTTGGTGAACAACTATGATTGGATGAAAGATTTCAGTTTCATTAATTTTGCACGCGATGTTGGTAAACGCATCACTGTAAATTACATGATGGCGAAAGATTCCGTAAAAAAGCGTTTAAGTGGTGACGAAGGAAACGTTGGGATGTCATTTACTGAATTCACCTATCAATTGATTCAAGGCTACGATTTTCATCATTTGTACAAAACCATGGGTTGCAAATTACAAATGGGCGGCAGTGACCAATGGGGAAATATTACCACAGGAACCGAGTTAGTAAGACGCATGCACGATGGCGACGATCAAGCAAAAGCCTATGCGATGACTTGTCCATTAATCACAAAAGCAGATGGTTCTAAATTTGGAAAATCTGAAGGTGGAAATATTTGGTTGGATGCTGATAAAACCTCAGTTTATAAATTTTACCAATTTTGGTTGAACACCACAGATGAAGATGCTGAAAAGTATATCAAAATATTTACGTTTTTAGATAAAGAAACGATTGAGTCTCTGATTGAAGAGCATAAGAAAAACCCTGGTTTTAATGCCCTGCAAAAGCGTTTAGCAGAAGAAGTGACGAGTTTTGTGCATTCTAAAGAAGCGCTAGATGAATCTATAGAGACCTCGAAAGTGTTATTCAGTAAAAACTTTAAAGAAGATATAAAAAAGCTAAAGGTCACAACTTTGGATGATATATTTAGCGACATTCAAACTGCCGAAATTGAAAGAAGCAAAATTGAATCAGGGTTAGATATTATTGCGGCATTATCTGCTGATACCAATTTTTTGTCGAGTAATGGTGAAGCGCGTCGAGCTTTGAAGGCAAATGCTGTAGCTGTTAATAAGGAAAAAGTCACCGAGGATTATAAAATTAAAATCAGTGATTTAATTGGTGATAAATATGTTGTATTGAATAGTGGTAAGAAGAATACCTATATTATCAAAGTAGATTAAAGAATTTAATAAGAATATAATGACTTCACTGGTAAGTGCTGAACTCGATTCAGTATCAAAAACTTCTGAAGTCTTTTTTTGTATCTTTATTTTCAAAAGTTTATATGGTTATTGAGACGTATTATTTAATCCATTCCATTGTAAAATGAAGCAAACAGAACAATTAGCTAATCGACTGAGAGAAGTTATACTGAATGGTACATGGATTGCCAACACAAATTATAAGGCGCAATTGGAAAATTTGGATTTGCGCATTGCGAATACAAAATACCAATCGTTAAACACTATTTCTGTATTAGCGCAGCATATACACTATTATATCTCTGGAATAACCAATGTGTTTACTAATAATAAACTTGAAATAAGCGATAAATTTAGTTTTGATTTTCCGCTAATAGAATCACAGAAAGCATGGGATTCATTTTTAAATACATTTTGGAGCGATACTGAAAATTTGGCCAATTTAATTGAAACAATGCCTGAAGAAGATCTAAAAAAAGACTTTGTCGATAAAAAATATGGCTCTTTTCTTCGAAATATTGATGGTATGATTGAGCATAGTTATTATCATCTTGGACAAATTGTGCTGATTAAAAAAGTATTGGATTCCTCTCAAATACACCCAATAAAACAAAAAAATAATTGAATTCTATCTACTTAATTATAGACTTTCGTAAAATTGTAGAAAACAGGTGATATGTTTTGAAATGGATTTCAAAAATTTAAAGCTTACTTTGATAAAAACTAAACACTGAGAAACACGGAGAATTAACAGAGGTTCACGAAGAGAAAGTTTATATCGCAGATTTTCAGATAATATGGGGTATGCAGAAAAAAGTTAGAGCTCAACACCTAAATTTCGACAGCGTCGGAATCAACGATTTTCAGAAATAATGAGCAAGATGAGTAGTTTTGAAAATAAGTCTAGGATTGGAACATGAAGTTAAATAAAATCCTAAATCATTAATGCATAGGCGAATGGTGCTTTAGCAATTTCCTAACAAATCGTTTTGTCCCGATAGCTATCGGGATTGGTTCGTTTTGCATCAAGGCAACTGCGAAGCACATCATGAGTTCCGATATAAACAACAAGATTAGACGAATAAAATGAACATATTAAAAAATCAGTAAACATTGGGTATAAAAAAAGTGCCCAAATAAATATTTGAGCACTTCCAACCAATCAATCAACTTTGAGGTCTATAGTTTCAATTTTTCTTTTTCATAGAATCATCTTAACTTTATAGCCTCCCAATTTAAGTCGGCTTTTTTCTGTAAACCTTTCACATTTTCTTTCTGCCATTTTTTTAAGGTATTATTTCCCCAAGAATTATAGAATAAATAGAGCTTTCCGTCCCTTATTTCAAAAGTTTCAGGATCTATACTAACTTTTTTAGAATCCTTTGCAACCGCATAAGCGCAATAACCGCCATATTGTGGCATATAAGCTTTAGGGTTTTCTAGAAACGTATTGAGATTTTCTTGTGATATAAATTTGTAGTTAACACCATCGTGTGCTGTTTTATAATCGTCAGAACCTTCAACAGCTTCCCTATTAAAATAAGCAACAACATCATACCCTTCTGCCACAAATCCTTTTTTGGTATTATAATCTATAGTTTAGGCAAAACTATTAGTTGTGATAAATAATAATGTGATTATGAGATATTTCATAAAACCTAAGTCGAATAGCAATACGGTTGCTTACAATGCCATTAAATTGCAACCTCGTATATCAGAGTTATCGAATCTTCCAATGATTTCAAACTGGCCGTTGTCATCGACTTTTCCCAAATCTTGGGTAGCAATAAAGGCGCACGAATTAAGATTTGCCAAATCAATCACATTTATACCACCTGTTTTGTTGGATTGCTGAATACTGAGAGCGTCTTCGGTATCACGTGTTAAGATTTTCATCCAAGGTGGACATTGAAAAACACCATGACCTTTAGAGTAGGCTTGACTCAAAAGTTCCGTCATGCCATATTCACTATGAATTTGGTTCACGCCAAAACCCGATTTAAGAATTTGGTGTAACTCCTGTCGTATAATTTCTTTTCGCCTTCCTTTCATACCACCCGTTTCCATCACAATGGTATGTTTTAAGTTGAATTGATGGACTTCAACCAAATCCAATAAGGCAAATGATACGCCTATAAGTAAGGTTTTTTGTTGTTTGGCTTCAAGTGTTTGTAATGTACTTGCCAACTCATCGAGATTATGCAGGTAAAATCCGCTTTCAGCATGATTGGATTTCTTTATTAAATCATCTACCATATAGATAAGTGAAGAGCCATCACGTTCTAAATAAGAGGGCAAAAGCGCTAAGACTACATAATCTTCAATAGCACCATAAAAGTGTCTAAAAGCTTTTAAATAGCTGTCTTCATAAAGTTTTAAATCCGTCACTAAATGTTTACTCGTAGTACTTCCTGTGGTACCAGAACTAGAAAACGTTTTTTCAATATTTTGGGATGAACTTAAAATAGAATGGGATTTAAAAAACTGAATCGGCAAAAATGGAATTTCAGAAACACACTTTATATCCGCTGGATGCTTATACAATAAATCGCAAAACGAGCGATAGACGTTATTATTTTCAAACTGAAATTTAAAAACATCTAAAGCCAAGGCATCAAAATCAGTTTTGGATTTTATATTAAAAATGTCGTCTTTAGAAATCATGTGTCAAAAATATACAAAAAAGCGTCCCGATAATTTATCGGGACGCCTTAAAATATGTTTTAAAAACAATACTTACTTAATCACTAATTTCTTAGTGGTAGAAGCATTATTCTGAGTGATTTTAATAATGTAAACACCAGACTTTAAACTAGAAACATTTAATGTGTTGTTTGTTAACGTTTGGTTTTTAACTTGCTTACCTAAAATATCAAATACTTGAACGTTTATTGCTTCACTATTAGTGGAAGAAATATTTACGATACCAGAAGAAACTGGATTCGGATAAACTGAAAAATTATTTCTATTTTCATTCGTTATGGACAATGTGGTTGGCGTAACATCAGCCCAAGTAGTTCCAATTCGCAATTCATCAAAAGTCATAGCAGGAGTTTCACCAGCAGAATCTTGTCTCAGAGCAAAAGTGTCTACAAATGGACTTGGTGAAGCGTCGGTATCCGTAAGCAGTGCCGTTGGTGCAGAACCACCAAAGTCATCACCCGCAGGATTAACCCAACCGTTAATTGCACCTGTGGCAACGTTATAACTAATAACTATAAAAACACTATCTCCAACATTGTATTTAGTAGTCGTAAAATTTTCTCCGCTACTACCGTTTGTTAACGCAATATCGTAAGTTGTTCCAACAGGATCAGTATCTGGATGAACCCAAAGTCTAGCATCAAAATCTCCTAGTAAAACAAAATAGCCTCCATCTGCGAGATCAGTAATATTAGAAAGGTCGCTAACATTAATAATAAAAGATGCAAATACTTCTCCAGTAGTTACAGGGGTAAAAACAAGTTCAGAATCAATAAAACCACCTTCAATATAAACAGAATTTCCTGTAGAACCCGCTAATCCTGGATAAGATAAACTACCAGAAACTACATCAATAGGGTTATCTGATCCACTGTAATTATTCCAATTCGCTTCAGTTCCTATATCAGTTCCAACAGTATAGTCAAATCCTTCGTAAAGTGGTAAAGAATTAGACGGTTCACAAGAAGGGCTTGTTACTGTACTACTTAAATCACAAAGCGCGCCATCAACAGCTGAAATAATTACATCAGTTCCCTCAGCAACTCCAGTTACTGTAATGGTTCCTGTTGCATCTGTAGAAGGGTCACCAGCGGATAAATCAACTGTTCCGGAATCTGCAGTTACAGTATAAGTAGAAGTTCCTCCACCAGAAAAGTCAACTGTAGCAGTATATGTATCCGTACCAACAGTAAAAGCGTCACAAACCGCAGAAGTAGAAGTTAAGCTCAATTCACAAACAGCGGCATCATTAGAATTTCTAAAGGTAGGTGCTTTAGTTTCGTAAGCTGTTCCAGCAGCATTTAACTGTAAGGATTCAGTGTCCTTTGCACCATTAAGATCTTCATCATATTGAACTGTTTCACCTAAACCAGATAATAATTCTGGGTCATCACTATCACTAGTACCATAAACTATAGCATCAATTAAATTAGTCATAGTTACTGCAGTTCCTTCAGGAAAATTAGCAGCAGAATCTTGATAAATAGCAATAGCATCAGGACCGTTTTGAATGTAACCAGATCCTCCTGGCGGCAAATCAATATCATTTCCACTAATTAGTGCTGTGTTTGCTAGAATAAAAAAACCGTTAGCATCAGCCGTTTTTCCTGTAAGATCCCAAGTTCCATAACTTAAATCATTACTACCGTTAAAAAACACAACAATGTATCCATCTAAAGATGCATTTGGAGCTGCTTTTAATTCTACAAATTCAGCCTCATCTGCACCTGGTGTATCAACATCGATTTCATTTATAACAACTTGACCATAAGAAGTGGCAGCTGTAAATAAAAGGGTAAAAAATAAAAAGTAAATTTTCTTCATAATTGATTTTTATAAAAAGTTAGACAACAAATATAATAACAAATCCTTAGTTTCAAGAATCCAAATAGCCAATAGTTAGCATTTTTACAATATGTTAACACGGTAGATGTCAACACCTTCTTAGTTTCAAGGATTTATATTTTCAATGTTAGGTAATTGTTATCAATTCGATATTTTTATATAGGTAATGAGGATATACGCTATCTTTACAGTTATTAAATACGGAATTAAATTTTGAAAAAGAAAGAGATTAAAATACTGTTGGTAGATGATGAACCGGATATTTTAGAAATTGTGGGCTATAATTTAGCTGCTGAAGGTTACCAGGTTATAAAAGGAGAAAATGGTGTAGAAGCCGTTGAGTTGGCAAAAAAACATCAGCCTCATTTAATTATCTTGGATGTGATGATGCCAAAAATGGATGGTATCGAGGCCTGTGAACGTATCCGAGAACTGCCAGAATTGAGTGAAGCAGTCATTACCTTTTTAACCGCTAGAGGCGAGGATTATTCTCAAGTTGCAGGTTTTGATGCTGGTGCAGACGACTACATCGCTAAACCTATAAAGCCTAAGGTTTTAATTAGTAAAGTAAAAGCTTTACTCCGACGTTTTAAGCATTCTGAAAACAACGTTGAAAATATTGTAAAAATTGGCGACTTAGTCATTTATAAAGAAGAATATAAAATTACAATTAAAGGTAAAGAAATTACCTTGCCAAGAAAAGAGTTTGAATTGTTATCTTTGTTAGCAACCAAGCCAGGTAAGGTCTTTAAACGTGATGAAATCTTAGATAAAGTCTGGGGAAATGAAGTTGTAGTTGGTGGCAGAACCATTGATGTACATATAAGAAAACTTCGTGAAAAAATAGGCGATAAATCTTTTAAAACCGTTAAAGGCGTTGGTTACAAGTTCGTAGACTAATGCAAAATAAAAAGAGTTTAAAAAAATCATACAAATTCGCATTGCGAACAGCGCTCTATGTGACCCTGTTTTCGACTGGGCTTATGCTTTTATTTTTATATTATTTCCAAGCCCTTCATTGGCAAGCGGTTTTTTATCCCATAATTTGTTACCCTTTATGTTTTGCTATTGTACAATATCGCGTGGAGCGCTTCATCTACAGACGTGTTAAGCAAATCTATGATGATTTGACACTTTTAGAATCTACGAGTTTAAGACAACAACCCATTACTACAGATATGGGCACTTTAACCAAAGAAATCGATAAATACGCCAAAAACAAGAAGATTGAAATAGAAACTTTAAAAATCAGGGAAGAATATAGAAAAGAATTTATCGGCAATGTTTCTCATGAGCTAAAAACACCATTGTTTTCCGTACAGAGCTATTTACTTACCTTGCTGGATGGTGGTATTGAAGATGAAAAAATCAGAAAAAAATACTTGGGCAGAGCGAGTAAAGGTGTTGAAAGGCTCACTTATATCATTAAGGATTTAGATATGATTACTAAACTCGAAGTTGGTGATCTCAGCCTTAAAAAAGAAAATTTTGATATCGTTAAATTGGTTCAAAATGTGTTTGATCTTTTTGAAATGAAAGCGGCAAAGAAACATATAACCTTAACTTTTGACATCGATTATCATCAACCCATTATGGTGTATGCAGATAAAGAACGCATTCAACAAGTATTAACCAATCTTATTGTTAATTCAATAAAGTACGGTCGTGAAAAAGGGACTACGGAAGTGAGCATCGAAAACCTCATTAAAAACAAAGCGATTATTAGAGTTACCGATAATGGCGAAGGTATTGCAAAAGCCAATCTTCAGCGTTTATTTGAGCGTTTCTATCGTGTAGATAAAAGTGGTTCGCGTAAAGAAGGCGGGTCAGGTTTGGGCTTATCTATCGTTAAGCATATTGTTGAAGCCCATGAAGAAAAAATTTATATTGAAAGTCAATTGGGTGTTGGTAGTGAGTTTTCATTCACCTTGGAAAAGACGAAATAGTTTCTTGTAATTTAATCGGTTTTCTTTGAATTTCAAGCCCGAATAATTTTTAAGTTGTGCTAATAAATCTAAACAAAACTCATCTTGATTACAAAAAGGCGCAATCCCCTCAGATTCTAATTTTTCCGCTAAGTATTCTTGTTCAAATTGCCCAGGCGTAGGTATAAAAAAGGCTTGCTTTTCAAGTTTTGCCAAATCCATAATAGTAGTGTAACCTGATCTGCTCAAAACCACTTCACTTTCATTTATGGCTTTTTCGAGTTCAATACTGGTCATAAAATTATAGATACTCATGTTCTTATGATGCGAAATTGATTGTTCAGTTTCAATGACGCCTTTTACAAAACAAATGTTACCCTTGAAATTTATAAGCTCATGGAATAATTTTTCTTCCAAAAAAGTCCGTTGTGGTTCAGGGCCAGAAAGAACAACGAGAAGCTCATATTTAATTTCTAGTTGTTGTTTTTCAAATCGGGACAAAGGTCCTAAATAGGTTAATGCCGCTTTAAAACCTTCAATATGCCCTAAAATACCACTGAGATTTTTTTCAGAATCATAATCAGGAACCCAACATTCATTAAATCTAGAAATGATTTTTTGATGAATTCTAGTACTTAGCCAAGTGGTATTTCCGCTCAAAACTTGCAATTGATGCGTTACAAATACCGAAGGAATAGTGTTATGTCGCACACCAAATCGGTTATCAGAAATTATGCCCGAAATAGGAGTACTTTCAATAAAATCGGCAATAACCTTCTGCTCTTTTTTTATCGTTTTTAAAAGGTGCGGTGTGTCCTTTAAAAGTTTTAGCCTCAACTTTTTTGGGTTTTTTGAATAGCTAATGTTATAGGACGGCAATTCTAAAATTTCAAGTTTTGGGAATTCCTTTTGTAATAATTGAAGCGCAAAACCATCACTCGCTATTACGGGTTTAAAATTATGCCGAATTAATTCATGAATAATAGGAATACATCGCGTAGCATGACCCAATCCCCAATTTAAGGGAGCGACTAAAATTCGTTTTTTATTTTGAATTGGCTTCAGTATCTATTTATTTTGGAGATGTCTTTGATAAACAAAGATAAACCTAAAATCTTTCCTTAATTTTACCGCATTATTATTAAATCGAGAATTAGTGGGCAGTAAAAACAAACAGAAACGCTTTAGGGAAAATGAAACTTTTCATAATGTTTATCAGCCAAAACGGGAAGAATTGGTCGATGCGACCTACAGGCTTAAAGGCAACTGGAGATCGGAAGTTTTTAAAAATGATAAGCCCTTAGTTTTAGAATTAGGCTGTGGCAAAGGCGAATACACAGTTGGTTTGGCAAAACGCTATCCTAATAAAAATTTTATCGGTATAGACATTAAGGGTGCACGATTTTGGAGAGGTGCAAAAACAGCTATTGAACAAGACATTCCGAATGCAGCATTTATAAGAACCCAAATTGAATTAATTGATCGT encodes:
- a CDS encoding glycosyltransferase, with translation MGHATRCIPIIHELIRHNFKPVIASDGFALQLLQKEFPKLEILELPSYNISYSKNPKKLRLKLLKDTPHLLKTIKKEQKVIADFIESTPISGIISDNRFGVRHNTIPSVFVTHQLQVLSGNTTWLSTRIHQKIISRFNECWVPDYDSEKNLSGILGHIEGFKAALTYLGPLSRFEKQQLEIKYELLVVLSGPEPQRTFLEEKLFHELINFKGNICFVKGVIETEQSISHHKNMSIYNFMTSIELEKAINESEVVLSRSGYTTIMDLAKLEKQAFFIPTPGQFEQEYLAEKLESEGIAPFCNQDEFCLDLLAQLKNYSGLKFKENRLNYKKLFRLFQGE
- the tyrS gene encoding tyrosine--tRNA ligase, whose product is MANKFVEELRWRGMVHDIMPGTEEQLDLEMTTAYIGFDPTSDALHIGSLVPIILLVHLEKVGHKPIALVGGATGMIGDPSGKSDERNLLDEATLEHNVAGIKNILSRFLDFNSTERNAPVLVNNYDWMKDFSFINFARDVGKRITVNYMMAKDSVKKRLSGDEGNVGMSFTEFTYQLIQGYDFHHLYKTMGCKLQMGGSDQWGNITTGTELVRRMHDGDDQAKAYAMTCPLITKADGSKFGKSEGGNIWLDADKTSVYKFYQFWLNTTDEDAEKYIKIFTFLDKETIESLIEEHKKNPGFNALQKRLAEEVTSFVHSKEALDESIETSKVLFSKNFKEDIKKLKVTTLDDIFSDIQTAEIERSKIESGLDIIAALSADTNFLSSNGEARRALKANAVAVNKEKVTEDYKIKISDLIGDKYVVLNSGKKNTYIIKVD
- a CDS encoding sensor histidine kinase — its product is MQNKKSLKKSYKFALRTALYVTLFSTGLMLLFLYYFQALHWQAVFYPIICYPLCFAIVQYRVERFIYRRVKQIYDDLTLLESTSLRQQPITTDMGTLTKEIDKYAKNKKIEIETLKIREEYRKEFIGNVSHELKTPLFSVQSYLLTLLDGGIEDEKIRKKYLGRASKGVERLTYIIKDLDMITKLEVGDLSLKKENFDIVKLVQNVFDLFEMKAAKKHITLTFDIDYHQPIMVYADKERIQQVLTNLIVNSIKYGREKGTTEVSIENLIKNKAIIRVTDNGEGIAKANLQRLFERFYRVDKSGSRKEGGSGLGLSIVKHIVEAHEEKIYIESQLGVGSEFSFTLEKTK
- a CDS encoding response regulator transcription factor; translated protein: MKKKEIKILLVDDEPDILEIVGYNLAAEGYQVIKGENGVEAVELAKKHQPHLIILDVMMPKMDGIEACERIRELPELSEAVITFLTARGEDYSQVAGFDAGADDYIAKPIKPKVLISKVKALLRRFKHSENNVENIVKIGDLVIYKEEYKITIKGKEITLPRKEFELLSLLATKPGKVFKRDEILDKVWGNEVVVGGRTIDVHIRKLREKIGDKSFKTVKGVGYKFVD
- a CDS encoding T9SS type A sorting domain-containing protein, whose translation is MKKIYFLFFTLLFTAATSYGQVVINEIDVDTPGADEAEFVELKAAPNASLDGYIVVFFNGSNDLSYGTWDLTGKTADANGFFILANTALISGNDIDLPPGGSGYIQNGPDAIAIYQDSAANFPEGTAVTMTNLIDAIVYGTSDSDDPELLSGLGETVQYDEDLNGAKDTESLQLNAAGTAYETKAPTFRNSNDAAVCELSLTSTSAVCDAFTVGTDTYTATVDFSGGGTSTYTVTADSGTVDLSAGDPSTDATGTITVTGVAEGTDVIISAVDGALCDLSSTVTSPSCEPSNSLPLYEGFDYTVGTDIGTEANWNNYSGSDNPIDVVSGSLSYPGLAGSTGNSVYIEGGFIDSELVFTPVTTGEVFASFIINVSDLSNITDLADGGYFVLLGDFDARLWVHPDTDPVGTTYDIALTNGSSGENFTTTKYNVGDSVFIVISYNVATGAINGWVNPAGDDFGGSAPTALLTDTDASPSPFVDTFALRQDSAGETPAMTFDELRIGTTWADVTPTTLSITNENRNNFSVYPNPVSSGIVNISSTNSEAINVQVFDILGKQVKNQTLTNNTLNVSSLKSGVYIIKITQNNASTTKKLVIK
- a CDS encoding YHS domain-containing (seleno)protein — its product is MAEGYDVVAYFNREAVEGSDDYKTAHDGVNYKFISQENLNTFLENPKAYMPQYGGYCAYAVAKDSKKVSIDPETFEIRDGKLYLFYNSWGNNTLKKWQKENVKGLQKKADLNWEAIKLR
- a CDS encoding LuxE/PaaK family acyltransferase, whose amino-acid sequence is MISKDDIFNIKSKTDFDALALDVFKFQFENNNVYRSFCDLLYKHPADIKCVSEIPFLPIQFFKSHSILSSSQNIEKTFSSSGTTGSTTSKHLVTDLKLYEDSYLKAFRHFYGAIEDYVVLALLPSYLERDGSSLIYMVDDLIKKSNHAESGFYLHNLDELASTLQTLEAKQQKTLLIGVSFALLDLVEVHQFNLKHTIVMETGGMKGRRKEIIRQELHQILKSGFGVNQIHSEYGMTELLSQAYSKGHGVFQCPPWMKILTRDTEDALSIQQSNKTGGINVIDLANLNSCAFIATQDLGKVDDNGQFEIIGRFDNSDIRGCNLMAL
- a CDS encoding DUF1572 family protein encodes the protein MKQTEQLANRLREVILNGTWIANTNYKAQLENLDLRIANTKYQSLNTISVLAQHIHYYISGITNVFTNNKLEISDKFSFDFPLIESQKAWDSFLNTFWSDTENLANLIETMPEEDLKKDFVDKKYGSFLRNIDGMIEHSYYHLGQIVLIKKVLDSSQIHPIKQKNN